In Coregonus clupeaformis isolate EN_2021a chromosome 7, ASM2061545v1, whole genome shotgun sequence, one genomic interval encodes:
- the LOC121569240 gene encoding tripartite motif-containing protein 55-like, with the protein MECWKSQHVSFPPPPAAPERTEERAMCQEHEDEQINIYCVTHSVPTCSMCQVFGAHKDCEVAPFKSTYQTQKTELTDGIAMMVGNNDRIQGIISQLEETCKTIEENVRRQKSQLCEKFDHLYSILEERKRDLSSKVAAEQEEKLNYIRGLTMKYKEHLELSCKTVETGIQTMEEPEMAVFLQTVKYFLKRIGEASSTSHLEKVERGYEAMDHYTVNFWREGRALHSIDFISGRKRKSW; encoded by the exons ATGGAG TGTTGGAAGTCTCAGCATGTCTCCTTCCCCCCTCCACCAGCGGCcccagagaggacggaggagcGGGCCATGTGCCAAGAGCACGAGGACGAGCAGATCAACATCTACTGTGTGACCCACAGCGTGCCCACCTGCTCCATGTGCCAGGTGTTTGGAGCCCACAAGGACTGTGAGGTGGCGCCGTTCAAAAGCACCTACCAGACACAGAAG ACTGAGTTGACTGACGGGATAGCGATGATGGTGGGGAACAACGACAGGATCCAGGGCATCATCAGTCAGTTAGAGGAGACCTGCAAGACCATAGAG GAGAATGTCAGGAGGCAGAAGTCCCAGTTGTGTGAGAAGTTTGACCATCTGTACTCCATcttggaggagaggaagagggacttAAGTTCTAAGGTGGCGGCCGAGCAGGAAGAGAAGCTTAACTACATCCGTGGTTTAACCATGAAGTATAAAGAGCACCTGGAGCTGAGCTGTAAGACCGTAGAGACAGGCATACAGACCATGGAGGAACCAGAGATGGCCGTCTTCTTACAG ACTGTAAAATACTTCCTTAAAAG gattgGGGAGGCGTCGAGCACCTCCCACCTGGAGAAGGTGGAGCGTGGATATGAGGCGATGGATCACTACACTGTTAACTTCTGGAGAGAGGGCAGGGCCCTGCATAGCATTGACTTCATCTCAGGTAGGAAGAGGAAGAGTTGGTAG